One stretch of Rhea pennata isolate bPtePen1 chromosome 23, bPtePen1.pri, whole genome shotgun sequence DNA includes these proteins:
- the LDLRAP1 gene encoding low density lipoprotein receptor adapter protein 1 isoform X2 — MDALKSAGRALLRSPSVAKPPWAGGRHKKLPENWTDTRETLLEGMLFRLKYMGMTLVEQPKGEELSAAAVKRIVATAKASGKKLQKVTLKVSPRGIVLNDSGTNELIENISIYRISYCTADKIHDKVFAYIAQNQLNENLECHAFLCTKRKMAQAVTLTVAQAFKIAFEFWQASKEEKEKRERSILEGEGANGPKSEAPACPEALATGNLLDLEDPAKLPLTGSANSTHLDNSMFGPSSSVNNNVVWEMDDGLDEAFSRLAQSRTNPHVLDTGLTAQDIQSAEMLSPVDWNKIDSNTGEKDDLFMF, encoded by the exons aTGGACGCGCTCAAGTCGGCGGGCCGCGCCCTGCTGCGGAGCCCCAGCGTCGCCAAGCCGCCCTGGGCCGGCGGCCGCCACAAGA AGCTCCCGGAGAATTGGACGGATACCCGTGAGACGCTGCTGGAGGGGATGCTCTTCAGGCTCAAGTACATGGGCATGACGCTGGTGGAGCAGCCCAAGGGAGAAGAGCTCTCTGCGGCTGCTGTCAAAAGAATCGTAGCCACG gCTAAGGCAAGtggaaagaagctgcagaaagtTACTCTGAAAGTCTCTCCCAGAGGGATCGTGTTAAATGACAGTGGAACTAACGAGCTGATAGAAAACATCTCCATATACAG GATATCCTACTGCACGGCAGACAAGATCCACGATAAAGTGTTTGCCTACATTGCCCAGAACCAGCTCAATGAGAACCTGGAGTGCCATGCCTTCCTCTGTACCAAACGGAAAATG GCCCAAGCAGTCACCCTAACGGTAGCTCAGGCGTTCAAAATAGCATTTGAGTTCTGGCAAGCATCCAAGGAAG agaaagagaagcgAGAAAGGTCCATCTTGGAAGGAGAAGGTGCGAACGGCCCGAAGTCTgaagctcctgcctgccctgaAGCAC TGGCCACAGGGAACTTGCTGGATTTAGAAGATCCTGCCAAATTGCCCCTGACTGGCAGTGCAAACTCCACGCATTTAGATAACAGCATGTTTGGGCCCAGCTCCTCTGTAAATAACAACGTAGTGTGG GAAATGGATGATGGTCTCGACGAAGCATTTTCAAG ACTTGCTCAGTCGAGGACAAACCCTCATGTTCTTGACACAGGACTGACGGCTCAAGACATCCAGAGCGCAGAAATGCTCTCACCTGTAGACTGGAACAAAATAGATTCAAATACAGGCGAGAAAGATGATCTGTTCATGTTTTGA
- the LDLRAP1 gene encoding low density lipoprotein receptor adapter protein 1 isoform X1 gives MDALKSAGRALLRSPSVAKPPWAGGRHKKLPENWTDTRETLLEGMLFRLKYMGMTLVEQPKGEELSAAAVKRIVATAKASGKKLQKVTLKVSPRGIVLNDSGTNELIENISIYRISYCTADKIHDKVFAYIAQNQLNENLECHAFLCTKRKMAQAVTLTVAQAFKIAFEFWQASKEEKEKRERSILEGEGANGPKSEAPACPEAPVATGNLLDLEDPAKLPLTGSANSTHLDNSMFGPSSSVNNNVVWEMDDGLDEAFSRLAQSRTNPHVLDTGLTAQDIQSAEMLSPVDWNKIDSNTGEKDDLFMF, from the exons aTGGACGCGCTCAAGTCGGCGGGCCGCGCCCTGCTGCGGAGCCCCAGCGTCGCCAAGCCGCCCTGGGCCGGCGGCCGCCACAAGA AGCTCCCGGAGAATTGGACGGATACCCGTGAGACGCTGCTGGAGGGGATGCTCTTCAGGCTCAAGTACATGGGCATGACGCTGGTGGAGCAGCCCAAGGGAGAAGAGCTCTCTGCGGCTGCTGTCAAAAGAATCGTAGCCACG gCTAAGGCAAGtggaaagaagctgcagaaagtTACTCTGAAAGTCTCTCCCAGAGGGATCGTGTTAAATGACAGTGGAACTAACGAGCTGATAGAAAACATCTCCATATACAG GATATCCTACTGCACGGCAGACAAGATCCACGATAAAGTGTTTGCCTACATTGCCCAGAACCAGCTCAATGAGAACCTGGAGTGCCATGCCTTCCTCTGTACCAAACGGAAAATG GCCCAAGCAGTCACCCTAACGGTAGCTCAGGCGTTCAAAATAGCATTTGAGTTCTGGCAAGCATCCAAGGAAG agaaagagaagcgAGAAAGGTCCATCTTGGAAGGAGAAGGTGCGAACGGCCCGAAGTCTgaagctcctgcctgccctgaAGCAC CAGTGGCCACAGGGAACTTGCTGGATTTAGAAGATCCTGCCAAATTGCCCCTGACTGGCAGTGCAAACTCCACGCATTTAGATAACAGCATGTTTGGGCCCAGCTCCTCTGTAAATAACAACGTAGTGTGG GAAATGGATGATGGTCTCGACGAAGCATTTTCAAG ACTTGCTCAGTCGAGGACAAACCCTCATGTTCTTGACACAGGACTGACGGCTCAAGACATCCAGAGCGCAGAAATGCTCTCACCTGTAGACTGGAACAAAATAGATTCAAATACAGGCGAGAAAGATGATCTGTTCATGTTTTGA